One part of the Helicobacter cetorum MIT 99-5656 genome encodes these proteins:
- a CDS encoding carbon-nitrogen hydrolase has protein sequence MIYASILQHAYLGSREKTIQHTKHLLEQAIEKHPNTNLVVLQELHPYSYFCQNVDPKFFGLGEYFEEDKAFFSDLAQKFNVVLVTSLFEKRAKGLYHNTAVVFEKDGSVAGTYRKMHIPDDPGFYEKFYFTQGDLGFEPITTSIGKLGLMVCWDQWYPEGARIMALKGAEILIYPSAIGFLEEDTNEEKKRQQNAWETIQRGHAIANGLPLIATNRVGVELDPSGVIKGGITFFGSSFIVGSQGEFLAKASDKEEILYAEIDLERTEEVRRMWPFLRDRRIDFYNDLLKRYTD, from the coding sequence ATGATATACGCAAGTATTCTTCAGCATGCCTATTTGGGCTCTAGAGAAAAAACCATTCAGCACACTAAACATTTGCTTGAACAAGCGATAGAAAAACACCCTAACACGAATTTAGTGGTGCTACAGGAATTACACCCCTATAGTTATTTTTGTCAGAATGTTGACCCTAAGTTTTTTGGTCTGGGCGAGTATTTTGAAGAAGACAAGGCTTTTTTTAGCGATTTGGCTCAAAAGTTTAATGTGGTGCTTGTAACTTCCTTGTTTGAAAAGCGTGCTAAAGGGCTGTATCATAACACGGCTGTTGTGTTTGAAAAAGATGGCTCAGTGGCTGGAACTTATCGCAAGATGCACATTCCTGATGACCCTGGGTTTTATGAAAAGTTTTATTTCACGCAAGGGGATTTAGGGTTTGAACCTATCACTACAAGCATAGGAAAATTAGGGCTTATGGTGTGTTGGGACCAGTGGTATCCAGAAGGGGCTAGGATTATGGCTCTAAAAGGGGCAGAAATCTTAATCTATCCTAGTGCGATAGGGTTTTTAGAAGAAGATACTAACGAAGAGAAAAAGCGTCAGCAAAATGCATGGGAGACCATTCAAAGAGGGCATGCGATTGCCAATGGTTTGCCTTTGATTGCAACCAATAGAGTGGGGGTAGAATTAGACCCTAGCGGTGTGATTAAGGGGGGCATTACTTTTTTTGGTTCTAGTTTTATTGTAGGGTCTCAAGGGGAGTTTTTAGCTAAAGCAAGCGATAAAGAAGAAATTCTTTATGCTGAAATTGATTTAGAACGCACCGAAGAAGTACGGAGAATGTGGCCGTTTTTAAGAGACAGAC
- a CDS encoding tRNA threonylcarbamoyladenosine dehydratase encodes MSVLEPIDRFTRTRWLFKKDFEKIRTQRVLICGVGGVGGFALDALYRVGVSQITIIDKDVFDVTNQNRQIGSERVGESKVLVLQDLYKGIEALNLRVNEEFLASFDCMAYDYVLDCMDDLPIKASLAIKCQNLAYGKFISSMGSAKRLNPKYIQVGSVWKSHGDKFGRKFRDFLKKRHFKGNFKVVFSPETPHCIELGSFNAVTASFGLQIASEVVCDMIKDKRK; translated from the coding sequence TTGTCTGTTTTAGAACCGATTGATAGATTCACTCGCACAAGGTGGTTGTTTAAAAAGGATTTTGAAAAAATTCGCACACAAAGAGTGCTTATTTGTGGGGTAGGGGGTGTTGGGGGCTTTGCATTAGACGCTTTGTATCGTGTGGGGGTGAGCCAAATCACTATTATAGACAAAGATGTGTTTGATGTTACTAATCAAAACCGCCAAATAGGCTCAGAAAGAGTGGGGGAGTCTAAGGTATTGGTGTTACAAGATTTGTATAAGGGCATAGAAGCTCTAAACTTGCGTGTAAATGAAGAGTTTCTAGCTTCATTTGATTGCATGGCATACGATTATGTTTTAGATTGTATGGATGATTTGCCCATTAAAGCCAGTTTAGCGATAAAATGTCAGAACTTAGCTTATGGAAAGTTTATTAGTTCTATGGGAAGTGCTAAACGCTTGAATCCTAAATACATTCAAGTGGGAAGCGTGTGGAAAAGCCATGGCGATAAATTTGGGCGGAAGTTTAGAGATTTTTTAAAAAAACGCCATTTTAAGGGAAACTTTAAAGTTGTGTTTAGCCCTGAGACTCCCCATTGTATAGAGCTTGGGAGTTTTAATGCAGTTACGGCGAGTTTTGGGCTACAGATAGCGAGTGAAGTAGTCTGTGATATGATTAAAGATAAAAGGAAGTAA
- the fliS gene encoding flagellar export chaperone FliS, producing MRYANAYQAYQHNRVSVESPAKLIEMLYEGILKFASQAKRYIESEDIEKKIYYINKVTDIFTELLNILDYERGGEVAVYLTGLYTHQIKVLTQANVENDASKIDLVLNVAKGLLEAWREIHSDELA from the coding sequence ATGCGATATGCTAATGCTTACCAAGCTTACCAGCACAATAGAGTGAGTGTGGAGTCTCCGGCGAAACTCATTGAAATGCTTTATGAAGGGATTTTGAAATTTGCTTCACAAGCGAAACGCTACATTGAGAGCGAAGATATTGAAAAGAAAATTTATTATATTAACAAAGTTACAGATATTTTCACGGAGTTGTTGAATATCTTAGATTATGAAAGGGGTGGGGAAGTTGCGGTGTATCTTACAGGGTTATACACCCATCAAATTAAGGTTTTGACTCAAGCAAATGTTGAAAATGATGCAAGTAAGATTGATTTGGTGTTAAATGTGGCCAAGGGGTTATTAGAAGCATGGAGAGAAATCCATTCTGATGAACTCGCTTGA
- the fliD gene encoding flagellar filament capping protein FliD produces the protein MAIGSLSSLGLGSKVLNYDVIDKLKSADEKTLIAPLDKKMEQNVEKQKALVEIKTLLSALKSPIKTLSDYSTYIGRKSNVTGGALSASVGAGVPIQDIKIDVQNLAQGDINELGAKFSSRDDVFSQVDTTLKFYTQNKDYAIDIKAGMTLGDVAQSITDATNGAVMGIVMKTGGNNPYQLMLNTKNTGEDNRVYFGSHIQSTLNNTNALSLGVDEAGKSDVSLNVKGADGKMHEVPIVLEIPESSSIKQKNVAIQKALQLALQNDPNFKDLIANGDISVDILHGGDSLMINDRRGGVIEIKGSKAKELGFLQTKTQENDLLKGTRTIKEGKLEGVISLNDQALDLATLTSEDNTSEQNTDAIIQAINSKEGLSAFKDSEGKLVINAASGVLTIKGNDILGKTHLKDLGLSAGITQTYEASQDKLFISKILQRASDSEFTYNGVSITRPTNEVNDVISGVNITLQQTTEPNKPAIISVSRDNQAIIDSITEFVKAYNELIPKLDEDTRYDPDTKIAGIFNGVGDIRTIRSSLNNVFSYSVHTDSGVESLMKYGLSLDDKGTMNLDEAKLASALNSDPKATQDFFYGSDSKDMGGREVHQEGIFSKFNQVVANLIDGGNAKLKIYEDSLDRDAKSLAKDKENAQELLKTRYDIMAERFAAYDSQISKANQKFNSVQMMIDQAAAKKN, from the coding sequence ATGGCAATAGGTTCATTAAGCTCGTTAGGGCTTGGCAGTAAGGTTTTGAATTACGATGTGATTGATAAGCTTAAGAGTGCCGATGAAAAAACTTTAATCGCACCATTAGATAAGAAAATGGAGCAAAATGTTGAAAAGCAAAAAGCCCTTGTAGAGATTAAAACGCTTCTTTCAGCTCTTAAAAGCCCTATCAAAACGCTTTCGGACTACTCCACCTATATCGGTAGGAAAAGCAATGTTACAGGAGGTGCGTTGAGTGCGAGCGTGGGTGCTGGCGTGCCTATCCAGGATATTAAAATAGATGTGCAAAATTTAGCACAGGGTGATATTAATGAATTAGGGGCGAAGTTTTCTTCAAGAGATGATGTCTTTAGCCAAGTAGATACCACGCTCAAGTTCTATACGCAAAACAAGGATTACGCTATTGATATTAAGGCAGGGATGACTTTGGGTGATGTGGCTCAAAGTATTACAGACGCTACAAATGGTGCAGTGATGGGTATTGTGATGAAAACAGGCGGGAATAATCCTTACCAGCTCATGTTAAACACCAAAAATACCGGCGAAGATAATCGTGTCTATTTTGGCTCGCATATTCAATCAACACTCAATAACACAAATGCCCTTTCTTTGGGGGTTGATGAAGCTGGAAAAAGTGATGTGAGTTTGAATGTGAAAGGTGCTGATGGAAAAATGCATGAAGTTCCTATTGTGCTAGAAATTCCTGAAAGCTCTTCTATTAAGCAAAAGAATGTTGCGATTCAAAAGGCTTTACAACTTGCTTTGCAAAATGACCCTAATTTTAAAGATTTAATCGCTAATGGGGATATTTCTGTAGATATTCTTCATGGTGGGGATTCTTTAATGATTAATGATAGGCGTGGGGGAGTGATTGAGATTAAAGGGAGCAAGGCTAAAGAGCTAGGGTTTTTACAAACTAAAACCCAAGAAAATGACTTGCTTAAAGGCACACGCACGATAAAAGAGGGCAAGCTAGAAGGTGTTATTAGCTTGAATGACCAAGCACTAGATTTAGCCACTCTAACGAGTGAAGATAACACTAGCGAGCAAAATACAGACGCTATTATTCAAGCCATTAATTCTAAGGAAGGCTTGAGTGCTTTTAAAGATTCAGAAGGTAAGCTTGTGATTAATGCTGCAAGTGGGGTGCTAACTATCAAGGGCAATGATATCTTAGGCAAAACTCATTTGAAAGATTTAGGTTTGAGTGCTGGCATTACACAAACTTATGAAGCTTCACAGGACAAGCTTTTTATATCGAAAATTTTACAAAGAGCGAGTGATTCAGAATTTACTTATAATGGTGTGAGTATCACACGCCCTACTAATGAGGTTAATGATGTGATTAGTGGGGTTAATATCACCTTGCAACAAACCACAGAGCCTAATAAACCTGCCATTATTAGCGTGAGTAGGGATAATCAAGCCATAATAGACAGCATTACTGAGTTTGTAAAAGCCTATAATGAGCTTATTCCTAAGCTAGATGAAGACACTCGTTATGACCCTGATACAAAAATCGCTGGGATTTTTAATGGTGTGGGCGATATTCGTACGATTCGCTCATCGCTTAATAATGTGTTTTCTTATAGTGTGCATACTGATAGTGGGGTGGAAAGCTTGATGAAGTATGGGCTTAGTTTAGACGATAAAGGCACAATGAATTTAGATGAAGCCAAATTAGCGAGTGCTTTAAACTCTGACCCTAAAGCGACTCAAGATTTTTTCTATGGGAGTGATAGTAAGGATATGGGGGGTAGAGAAGTCCATCAAGAAGGCATTTTTTCCAAGTTTAATCAAGTGGTGGCTAATCTCATAGATGGGGGGAATGCTAAATTGAAGATTTATGAAGATTCCTTAGATAGAGATGCTAAAAGCTTAGCTAAAGACAAAGAAAACGCTCAAGAGCTTTTAAAAACTCGTTATGACATCATGGCGGAGCGTTTTGCAGCTTATGACAGCCAAATTTCTAAGGCGAATCAAAAATTCAATTCTGTGCAAATGATGATTGACCAAGCGGCTGCCAAAAAGAATTAA
- a CDS encoding FlaG family protein codes for MISEIQGDVRGVSGVSQARIQTTHVGQVNRASALDESKMAIEPEQYKPKLELLSERLNEEMKRIGTDIDFSYNDEIKGLVVSVKDANGGKVLREIPSKEAVELMQRMRDVIGIIFDKKG; via the coding sequence ATGATAAGTGAAATTCAAGGAGATGTTCGCGGGGTTTCTGGTGTCTCTCAGGCGAGAATTCAAACAACGCATGTGGGTCAAGTCAATCGTGCGAGTGCTTTAGATGAGTCTAAAATGGCTATAGAACCTGAGCAATACAAGCCTAAGCTGGAGTTATTGAGTGAGCGTTTGAATGAAGAGATGAAGCGTATTGGAACGGATATTGATTTTAGCTACAACGATGAGATTAAGGGCTTGGTGGTTTCAGTTAAAGACGCTAATGGAGGCAAGGTGCTAAGAGAGATTCCTTCTAAAGAAGCCGTGGAGCTTATGCAAAGAATGCGTGATGTGATAGGGATTATTTTTGACAAGAAGGGCTAG